The Diorhabda sublineata isolate icDioSubl1.1 chromosome 6, icDioSubl1.1, whole genome shotgun sequence genome includes a window with the following:
- the LOC130444832 gene encoding NADH dehydrogenase [ubiquinone] iron-sulfur protein 3, mitochondrial-like — protein MFLRPLLSQLTRNRPFKTPVTSVTQSVSRALSTEVETKTETRPTVRKPNVVARSNLRDFGKYVAECLPKYIQKVQITAGDELELLIVPEGIVPVLQFLKDHHNAQFSNLVDIAGMDVISRPYRFEIIYNILSVRFNSRIRVKTYTDELTPIDSCNEVYKAANWYEREIWDMFGVFFSNHPDLRRILTDYGFEGHPFRKDFPLSGYVEVRYDDEKKRVVVEPLELAQEFRKFELSAPWEQFPNFRNANPASEEVVTKEDKK, from the exons ATGTTCTTAAGACCATTATTATCCCAACTAACCCGTAACAGACCGTTTAAGACACCCGTTACAAGtgtaacacaaagtgtcagtcgAGCTTTATCAACAGAAGTTGAAACTAAAACTGAGACTAGACCTACTGTCAGAAAACCTAATGTAGTGGCACGATCAAACCTTAGGGATTTTGGAAAGTACGTAGCTGAATGCCTAccaaaatatatacagaaagtACAGATAACTGCTGGCGATGAATTAGAACTTCTAATTGTGCCAGAGGGGATAGTACCTGTATTGcagtttttgaaagatcatcACAATGCTCAGTTTTCCAATTTGGTTGATATTGCTGGAATGGATGTAATATCTAGACCATATAG ATTTGAAATAATCTACAACATATTATCAGTTAGATTCAATTCCCGCATTAGAGTTAAAACATATACAGACGAACTAACTCCTATAGATTCTTGCAACGAGGTTTATAAAGCTGCAAATTggtatgaaagagaaatttgggATATGTTTGGAGTATTTTTCTCTAATCATCCAGATTTGAGGAGAATACTTACAGATTATGGATTTGAAGGACATCCTTTTAGAAAAGATTTTCCACTTAGTGGTTACGTTGAAGTTCGATATGATGATGAGAAAAAGAGAGTTGTTGTTGAACCACTGGAATTAGCacaagaatttagaaaattcgaATTAAGTGCTCCATGGGAACAGTTTCCTAATTTTAGAAATGCTAACCCTGCTTCGGAAGAAGTTGTCacaaaagaagataaaaaataa